One segment of Thermosulfurimonas sp. F29 DNA contains the following:
- a CDS encoding FAD-dependent oxidoreductase, which produces MAGKSGKVLVVGGGIAGIQTALDLAELGYYVYLVEKKATIGGVMAKLDKTFPTNDCSIUILAPKMVEAGRSPNIEILTLAEVEALSGKPGHFKARVRVRPRYIDPDRCTACGQCMQYCPREAVDEYNERLDFTRAARIDFPQAVPTAYYIDEERCLRLNHETCQICTNVCGPKAIDFDQRPEVRELEVGAVVLCPGFGEVPEEALTKYGYGKYPDVMTSLEVERLMCVSGPTEGEILRPSDLSHPRKIAFLQCVGSRDVSCGRPFCSSVCCMYAMKEASMLKEHAPEAEITLFFMDVRTQGKGFDAAFERAVEKYGLRTVYARVPKVESVDGRLGITYVTEDGEVHRELFDMVVLSVGLSAPPGAEELARKFGIELNPFGFARTSVADPLTVKPGIYVAGAFQGPKDIPESVMQASGAAARVSELLSEVRGRDAVEKSFPPEDEELLSMPVRIGVFVCHCGVNIAGVVDVEAVKEYAAKLPGVVYADTTVYSCAQDSLERLKEIIREHKLNRLVIAACSPRTHEPLFQETLREAGLNLALVEMANIRDQCSWVHADDPEAATAKAKDQVRMAVAKARRLKPLELQKVKVTPSALVIGGGAAGMTAALSIAEQGFEVYLVEKEAELGGNLRRVRFLAEGEDPRKILKDLIKKVERHPRIRVFTRATVENISGYVGNFTSTIRAEEGSEVVNHGVVVVATGAREHRPSGYLYGESSKVLTQLEFEEKLARGKRSLGKVKRVVMIQCAGSRGEELSHCSKICCQQAVKNALRLKELQPEAEVFILYRDMRTYGFYEELYREARNRGVIFLRYSPDRRPEVVKKGRGVVVRAYDRLLGEEVEIPADLVVLSVGIEAEKDNPVAQILKTPLNPEGFILEAHVKLKPVEVAVDGVYVCGLAHGPKPLSETLAQARAAAAKAAVPLAKGFVEVPPIVSRVEEKKCIGCGICASLCPYSAIEMVKVEKRRKARVIAAACKGCGICGSHCPVFAITLGGFTDEAILEQIRAFGQEEAEEKSAAEAEKEAA; this is translated from the coding sequence ATGGCCGGAAAATCGGGAAAGGTGCTCGTGGTGGGAGGAGGTATCGCCGGGATCCAGACGGCCCTGGATCTCGCGGAGCTTGGCTATTATGTCTACCTGGTGGAGAAGAAGGCCACCATCGGGGGCGTAATGGCCAAGCTCGACAAGACCTTTCCCACCAACGATTGCAGCATCTGAATACTGGCGCCGAAGATGGTGGAGGCCGGTCGGTCTCCCAACATTGAGATCCTGACGCTGGCGGAGGTGGAGGCCCTCTCCGGGAAACCTGGGCACTTCAAGGCCCGGGTGCGGGTGCGTCCCCGGTACATCGATCCGGACCGGTGTACGGCCTGTGGACAGTGCATGCAGTACTGTCCCCGGGAGGCGGTGGACGAATACAACGAGAGGCTGGACTTCACCCGGGCGGCCCGGATCGACTTTCCTCAGGCCGTGCCCACGGCCTACTACATCGACGAGGAGCGGTGTCTCCGCCTCAACCACGAGACCTGTCAGATCTGCACCAATGTGTGCGGGCCCAAGGCCATCGACTTCGATCAGAGACCTGAGGTGCGGGAGCTCGAGGTGGGGGCGGTGGTATTGTGCCCGGGATTCGGGGAGGTGCCGGAGGAGGCCCTCACCAAGTACGGCTACGGGAAGTATCCCGATGTAATGACCAGTCTCGAGGTGGAACGCCTCATGTGCGTTTCCGGACCCACGGAGGGGGAGATCCTGCGCCCCTCGGACCTCTCTCATCCCCGTAAGATCGCCTTTCTTCAGTGCGTGGGCTCCAGGGATGTTTCCTGCGGGAGGCCCTTCTGCTCCTCGGTTTGCTGCATGTACGCTATGAAAGAGGCCTCCATGCTCAAGGAACACGCCCCGGAGGCGGAGATCACCCTCTTTTTCATGGATGTGCGCACCCAGGGCAAGGGTTTTGACGCGGCCTTTGAGCGAGCGGTGGAGAAGTACGGCCTGCGCACCGTTTACGCCCGGGTGCCCAAGGTGGAGAGCGTGGACGGCCGTCTGGGGATCACCTATGTGACCGAAGACGGCGAGGTCCATAGGGAGCTCTTCGACATGGTGGTGCTTTCCGTGGGACTTTCGGCCCCGCCCGGGGCAGAGGAATTGGCCCGGAAGTTCGGGATCGAGCTCAATCCTTTCGGCTTCGCCAGAACCTCGGTGGCTGATCCCCTAACGGTCAAGCCCGGCATATATGTGGCCGGGGCCTTTCAGGGGCCGAAGGACATCCCCGAGAGCGTGATGCAGGCGAGCGGGGCCGCGGCCCGGGTGTCCGAGTTGCTCTCCGAGGTGCGCGGAAGGGACGCGGTGGAGAAGAGCTTTCCGCCGGAGGACGAAGAGCTTCTTTCGATGCCGGTGAGAATTGGCGTTTTCGTCTGTCACTGCGGGGTGAACATCGCCGGGGTGGTGGATGTGGAGGCGGTGAAGGAGTACGCGGCGAAGCTCCCGGGGGTGGTGTACGCCGACACCACGGTCTACTCCTGCGCCCAGGATTCCCTGGAAAGACTCAAGGAGATCATTCGGGAGCACAAACTCAACCGGCTGGTGATTGCGGCCTGCAGCCCCCGTACCCACGAACCCCTCTTCCAGGAGACCCTGCGGGAGGCGGGGCTCAACCTGGCCCTGGTGGAGATGGCCAACATTCGGGACCAGTGTTCCTGGGTGCACGCCGACGATCCCGAGGCGGCCACGGCCAAGGCCAAGGATCAGGTGCGGATGGCGGTGGCCAAGGCGAGGAGGCTCAAGCCCCTGGAGCTCCAGAAGGTAAAGGTGACCCCCTCGGCCCTGGTGATCGGAGGAGGGGCGGCGGGAATGACCGCGGCGCTTTCCATCGCGGAGCAGGGCTTTGAGGTCTATCTGGTGGAAAAGGAGGCCGAGCTGGGAGGCAACCTTCGGCGGGTGCGTTTCCTGGCCGAGGGAGAGGATCCGCGGAAGATCCTGAAAGACCTGATCAAAAAGGTGGAAAGGCACCCCCGGATCCGGGTCTTCACCCGGGCCACGGTGGAGAACATCTCGGGTTATGTAGGCAATTTCACCTCCACCATCCGGGCCGAGGAGGGATCCGAGGTGGTGAACCACGGCGTGGTGGTGGTGGCCACCGGAGCCCGGGAGCATCGTCCGTCGGGATATCTTTACGGGGAAAGCTCGAAGGTGCTCACCCAGCTCGAGTTTGAGGAAAAACTGGCCCGGGGGAAACGCTCCCTTGGAAAGGTCAAGCGGGTGGTGATGATCCAGTGTGCCGGCTCCCGGGGGGAGGAGCTCTCTCACTGCAGCAAGATCTGCTGTCAGCAGGCGGTGAAAAACGCCCTGCGCCTGAAGGAGCTTCAGCCTGAGGCGGAGGTCTTTATTCTTTACCGGGACATGCGGACTTACGGGTTTTACGAGGAGCTCTACCGGGAGGCCCGCAATCGCGGGGTAATCTTCCTGCGCTACAGTCCGGATCGGCGACCCGAGGTGGTGAAGAAGGGGAGAGGAGTGGTGGTTCGGGCCTACGACAGGCTTCTGGGTGAAGAGGTGGAGATTCCCGCGGACCTGGTGGTGCTTTCGGTGGGGATTGAGGCCGAGAAGGACAATCCCGTGGCCCAGATCCTCAAGACCCCGCTTAACCCGGAGGGGTTCATCCTGGAGGCCCATGTGAAGCTCAAGCCCGTGGAGGTGGCGGTGGACGGGGTATATGTGTGCGGTCTGGCTCACGGCCCGAAACCCCTTTCCGAGACCCTGGCTCAGGCCAGGGCCGCGGCGGCCAAGGCGGCGGTGCCTCTGGCCAAGGGGTTCGTGGAGGTTCCGCCCATCGTTTCGCGGGTGGAGGAGAAGAAGTGCATCGGTTGCGGGATCTGCGCCTCCCTGTGTCCCTACAGCGCCATAGAGATGGTCAAAGTGGAAAAACGCCGGAAGGCCCGGGTGATCGCGGCGGCCTGCAAGGGCTGCGGGATCTGCGGATCGCACTGTCCGGTCTTCGCCATCACCCTGGGCGGATTCACCGACGAGGCCATTCTGGAGCAGATCCGGGCCTTCGGGCAGGAGGAGGCGGAGGAAAAGTCCGCGGCTGAGGCCGAAAAAGAAGCCGCTTAA
- the cooS gene encoding anaerobic carbon-monoxide dehydrogenase catalytic subunit — MDTRARFKDKAAPKVASKTAQVIYERLGEEVFTTPARVERRGTTPCLFGKGGTCCRVCNMGPCQVVEGVEELRGVCGASAATVVARNFGRMVAGGGSAHSDHGRQVAIDFYETVHGETPFEVKDKRKLRVVAQAFGLDPNKEEEELLKDMAEAALRVFNQQEGEIPLLRRAPEKRQQLWRELGVWPRGVDREVVELLHRTTIGVDQDHRSIFMACARTALADGWGGSMVATELQDLLFGNPGPIKARVNIGLSVIREDMVNVAVHGHEPVLAEALAMAASDPEIVEEAKKVGAKGVNLAGICCTGNEILMRRGIPVAGSFLQQEAAIATGALEAVVVDVQCIMQNVVEIARHFHTAVITTNPRARMEGDIHIEFDARKALDCAKEILRTAIARFPKRDKSKVNIPDHSVDVIVGFSHETILYMLGGRFRASYKPLNENIINGKILGVAAIVGCDNFRVDEETHIELAKELIANNVLVVTTGCAATNMGRAGLLRPEAAELAGDSLREVLEAVGCPPVLHMGSCVDNSRILLALTEMANTGGLGEDISDLPAVGCAPQWMSEKAITIGQYFVASGATVVFGPTFPTLKSQVATDFLFHEMERIFGAGWRVAKTASEFAAVMIDHIKAKRKALGIDKPKPRVLFDMAMRRALESPKVTSPFHGLGCFGPAHLRVLPEEEGQKA, encoded by the coding sequence ATGGACACCAGGGCGAGGTTCAAGGACAAGGCCGCCCCTAAGGTGGCCAGCAAGACCGCGCAGGTCATTTACGAGAGACTGGGCGAGGAGGTGTTTACCACCCCGGCCCGGGTGGAGCGTCGGGGCACCACTCCCTGTCTCTTCGGAAAGGGCGGTACCTGCTGCCGGGTGTGCAACATGGGTCCCTGCCAGGTGGTGGAGGGAGTGGAGGAGCTGCGAGGGGTCTGCGGGGCCAGTGCGGCCACGGTGGTGGCGCGGAACTTCGGGCGCATGGTGGCCGGGGGAGGTTCCGCCCACTCCGACCACGGTCGTCAGGTGGCCATTGACTTTTACGAAACCGTGCACGGAGAGACCCCCTTTGAGGTGAAGGACAAGCGCAAGCTCCGCGTGGTGGCCCAGGCCTTTGGTCTTGATCCGAACAAGGAAGAAGAGGAATTGCTCAAGGATATGGCCGAAGCGGCCCTTCGCGTCTTTAATCAGCAGGAGGGGGAGATTCCCCTTCTGAGACGGGCCCCGGAAAAGCGCCAGCAGCTCTGGCGGGAGCTCGGGGTGTGGCCCAGGGGAGTGGATCGGGAGGTGGTGGAGCTTCTTCACCGCACCACCATCGGGGTGGATCAGGACCACCGCAGCATCTTCATGGCCTGCGCCCGGACGGCGCTTGCCGACGGGTGGGGTGGGTCCATGGTGGCCACCGAGCTTCAGGACCTTCTCTTCGGAAACCCCGGCCCCATAAAGGCCCGGGTTAACATCGGGTTGAGCGTTATCCGGGAGGACATGGTTAATGTGGCTGTGCACGGCCACGAGCCGGTGCTGGCCGAGGCCCTGGCCATGGCCGCGAGCGACCCCGAGATCGTGGAGGAGGCGAAGAAGGTCGGAGCCAAGGGGGTGAATCTGGCCGGGATCTGCTGCACCGGAAACGAGATCCTGATGCGCCGGGGGATCCCGGTGGCCGGAAGCTTCCTGCAGCAGGAGGCGGCCATCGCCACCGGGGCGCTGGAGGCCGTGGTGGTGGATGTACAGTGCATCATGCAGAATGTGGTGGAGATCGCCAGGCACTTTCACACCGCGGTGATCACCACCAACCCCCGGGCCCGGATGGAGGGAGACATCCACATAGAATTCGACGCCCGCAAGGCCCTGGACTGTGCCAAAGAGATTTTGCGTACGGCTATTGCCCGGTTCCCAAAACGGGACAAATCCAAGGTGAACATCCCGGACCATTCCGTGGATGTAATCGTAGGGTTCAGCCACGAGACCATCCTCTACATGCTGGGCGGGCGTTTCCGGGCTTCGTACAAGCCCCTTAACGAGAACATCATCAACGGAAAGATTCTGGGGGTGGCGGCGATAGTGGGGTGTGACAACTTCAGGGTGGACGAGGAGACGCACATCGAGCTGGCCAAGGAACTCATCGCCAACAATGTCCTGGTGGTGACCACCGGTTGCGCGGCCACCAACATGGGGCGGGCCGGTCTTCTGCGCCCGGAGGCCGCGGAGCTGGCCGGGGACAGCCTGCGGGAGGTGCTCGAGGCCGTGGGGTGTCCGCCGGTGCTTCACATGGGTTCCTGCGTGGACAACAGTCGAATTCTGCTGGCCCTCACGGAGATGGCCAACACCGGAGGGCTCGGGGAGGACATCTCCGACCTTCCGGCCGTGGGTTGTGCCCCGCAGTGGATGAGCGAGAAGGCCATCACCATCGGGCAGTACTTCGTGGCCAGCGGGGCCACCGTGGTCTTCGGGCCCACCTTCCCCACGCTGAAGAGCCAGGTGGCCACGGACTTCCTCTTCCACGAGATGGAGAGGATCTTCGGGGCCGGATGGCGGGTGGCCAAGACGGCTTCGGAGTTTGCGGCGGTGATGATCGACCACATCAAGGCCAAGCGCAAGGCCCTCGGGATCGACAAGCCCAAGCCGCGGGTCCTCTTCGACATGGCCATGCGCCGGGCGCTGGAGAGCCCGAAGGTCACCAGTCCCTTCCACGGGCTGGGTTGTTTCGGTCCCGCGCACCTAAGGGTCTTGCCGGAGGAGGAAGGGCAAAAAGCTTAA
- the folD gene encoding bifunctional methylenetetrahydrofolate dehydrogenase/methenyltetrahydrofolate cyclohydrolase FolD, with the protein MSARIISGKEISQQIREELRKEVQELKEKHGVTPGLVTILVGENPASVSYVTAKQRTAKDLGFYSVQENLPENVSEEELLGMIEKYNKDEKIHGILVQLPLPKHINERKIIYAIDPRKDVDGFHPVNVGKMVIGEPCFLPCTPHGILVMLERAGVQVDGADVVVVGRSNIVGKPVANLLMQKRKPVGNATVTVCHTGTRDMAAHTRRADILIVAAGRPKVITADMVKEGAVVIDVGVNRIGTTPEGKAILCGDVDFEAVKEKASAITPVPGGVGPMTITMLMKNTVEAAKLWAGLPCEVG; encoded by the coding sequence ATGTCAGCCAGGATTATCAGCGGCAAGGAGATTTCCCAGCAGATTCGCGAGGAACTGAGAAAGGAGGTCCAGGAGCTCAAGGAAAAACACGGCGTCACTCCGGGGCTGGTGACCATCCTGGTGGGGGAGAATCCGGCCTCGGTTTCCTATGTGACGGCCAAGCAGCGCACGGCCAAGGATCTGGGGTTTTATTCCGTGCAGGAGAACCTTCCCGAGAATGTGAGCGAGGAAGAACTCCTCGGGATGATCGAAAAGTATAATAAAGATGAAAAGATCCATGGAATTCTGGTGCAGTTGCCTCTTCCCAAACACATAAACGAGCGAAAGATCATTTACGCCATTGATCCCCGGAAGGATGTGGACGGATTTCATCCGGTAAATGTGGGCAAGATGGTGATCGGGGAGCCCTGTTTTCTGCCCTGTACGCCGCACGGGATCCTGGTGATGCTTGAGCGGGCCGGGGTTCAGGTGGACGGGGCGGATGTGGTGGTGGTGGGGCGCAGCAACATCGTGGGCAAACCCGTGGCCAATCTCCTTATGCAGAAACGGAAACCCGTGGGGAACGCCACGGTTACCGTGTGTCACACCGGCACCCGGGACATGGCCGCCCATACCCGCCGGGCGGATATTCTCATCGTAGCCGCGGGGCGTCCCAAGGTCATCACCGCGGACATGGTCAAGGAGGGGGCGGTGGTGATAGATGTGGGGGTCAACCGCATCGGGACCACCCCGGAGGGCAAGGCCATCCTCTGTGGTGATGTGGACTTTGAGGCGGTTAAGGAAAAGGCCTCGGCCATCACTCCCGTGCCCGGGGGCGTGGGGCCCATGACCATCACCATGCTCATGAAAAACACCGTGGAGGCGGCCAAGCTCTGGGCCGGTCTTCCCTGTGAGGTGGGCTAG
- a CDS encoding formate--tetrahydrofolate ligase produces the protein MKLDPTKMKDWEIAAECEKHMKTVYQLAEELGLTKEELLPYGHYVAKIDYRKVMERLRDRPNGKYIDVTAITPTPLGEGKSTTAIGLIQGLGKRGKNVIGALRQPSGGPTFNIKGSAAGGGLSQIIPLDKFSLGLTGDINAVMNAHNLAMVALTARMQHEANYDDEFLAKRGLRRLNIDPKRVEMGWVIDYCAQALRHIVIGLGGKRDGYPMESKFWIAVASEVMAILAVAKDLKDLRERIGRIVVAFDKFGNPITTEDLEVAGAMTAWMVDAINPNLMQTLEGQPVLIHAGPFANIAIGQSSIIADYVGLKLSDYLVTESGFAADIGFEKFWNIKCRLSGLKPDCVVVVATIRALKCHGGAPIPPPGKPIPKEYFEENVEWVEKGCENLLHCVNIVRKSGSTPVVCINAFHTDTKAEIEAVRRICEENGVRVAFSEHWLKGGEGALELADAVAEACEEKSDFRFLYELDEPVKDRIEKIAREVYGADGVVYLPAAEDKIRMIEADPELRRMPICMVKTHLSLSDDPNKKGVPRGWNLRVRDVLIYRGSGFIVPVAGDISLMPGTGSDPAYRRIDVDVETGKVKGLF, from the coding sequence ATGAAGCTTGACCCCACCAAGATGAAGGACTGGGAGATAGCCGCGGAATGCGAAAAACACATGAAGACCGTTTATCAACTGGCCGAGGAACTGGGGCTCACCAAGGAGGAGCTTCTTCCCTACGGTCACTATGTGGCCAAGATCGACTACAGGAAGGTGATGGAGCGTCTCAGGGACCGTCCCAACGGTAAGTACATCGATGTCACGGCCATCACTCCCACCCCTCTGGGGGAGGGGAAGTCCACCACGGCCATCGGTCTCATTCAGGGGCTGGGGAAACGGGGAAAAAATGTGATCGGGGCCCTGCGCCAGCCCTCCGGGGGGCCCACCTTTAACATTAAGGGAAGCGCGGCGGGGGGAGGACTTTCCCAGATCATTCCTCTGGACAAGTTCTCTCTGGGGCTTACCGGGGACATCAACGCGGTGATGAACGCCCACAATCTCGCCATGGTGGCCCTTACCGCCCGGATGCAGCACGAGGCCAACTACGACGACGAGTTCCTGGCCAAACGCGGTCTCAGGCGTCTCAACATAGATCCCAAGCGGGTGGAGATGGGCTGGGTAATCGACTACTGCGCCCAGGCCCTGAGGCACATCGTGATCGGTCTCGGGGGCAAGCGCGATGGCTACCCCATGGAAAGCAAGTTCTGGATCGCGGTGGCCTCGGAGGTGATGGCCATCCTGGCGGTGGCGAAGGACCTCAAGGACCTGAGGGAACGGATCGGGCGCATCGTGGTGGCCTTCGACAAGTTCGGAAACCCCATCACCACCGAGGATCTGGAGGTGGCCGGGGCCATGACCGCCTGGATGGTGGACGCCATCAATCCCAATCTCATGCAGACCCTGGAAGGACAGCCAGTTCTCATCCACGCCGGGCCCTTCGCCAACATCGCCATCGGGCAATCCTCCATCATCGCCGACTATGTGGGTCTCAAGCTCTCGGATTATCTGGTCACCGAGTCCGGGTTCGCCGCCGACATCGGGTTTGAGAAGTTCTGGAACATAAAGTGCCGGCTTTCGGGGCTAAAGCCCGACTGCGTGGTGGTGGTGGCCACCATACGGGCCCTTAAGTGCCACGGCGGAGCCCCGATACCGCCTCCGGGCAAACCCATTCCCAAGGAGTACTTCGAGGAAAATGTGGAGTGGGTGGAGAAGGGCTGCGAGAACCTGCTTCACTGCGTTAACATCGTCAGGAAGAGCGGTTCCACCCCGGTGGTCTGTATCAACGCCTTCCATACCGACACCAAGGCCGAGATCGAGGCCGTGCGGCGCATCTGTGAGGAAAACGGGGTGCGGGTGGCCTTCTCCGAACACTGGCTCAAGGGCGGAGAGGGGGCCCTCGAGCTTGCCGACGCCGTGGCGGAGGCCTGCGAGGAAAAGAGCGACTTTCGCTTCCTCTACGAGCTTGACGAGCCGGTCAAGGACCGGATCGAGAAGATCGCCCGGGAGGTCTACGGGGCCGACGGCGTGGTGTACCTCCCGGCGGCGGAGGACAAGATCCGTATGATCGAGGCCGATCCGGAGCTGCGCCGGATGCCCATCTGCATGGTGAAGACGCACCTTTCCCTTTCCGACGATCCCAACAAGAAAGGGGTGCCCAGGGGCTGGAACCTCCGGGTGCGGGATGTGCTCATCTATCGCGGATCGGGCTTCATCGTCCCGGTGGCCGGAGACATAAGCCTCATGCCCGGAACGGGATCCGATCCGGCCTACCGCCGCATCGATGTGGATGTGGAGACCGGCAAGGTCAAGGGGCTTTTCTAA
- a CDS encoding copper-translocating P-type ATPase: MDNHSHHTVSPHDSHLGHASHGSETGASPHASHGTSHHGDMVADFRRRFWICLVLTLPVLLFSPLIQKLLGLQAIISFPGQRYLLFLLSSAIFFYGGYPFLSGFLGELRRLRPGMMTLIALAITVAYGYSSAVVFGLPGKMFFWELATLIDIMLLGHWLEMKSVLGASRALEELASLMPSAAHRLRADGTTEEVPLEELRPGDRVLVKPGEKIPADGVVISGESAVNEAMLTGESRPVSKKPGDEVIGGAINGEGSLVVEIRRTGEESFLSQVINLVREAQESKSRTQDLANRAALWLTLIALSAGSLTLAVWLFLGQDLAFALERTVTVMVITCPHALGLAVPLVVAVSTGIAAKRGLLIRNRGAFERARLVNAVIFDKTGTLTRGEFGVTDVVALEESLSPDEILRLAAAVETNSEHPIARGIVASVKGEIPPVEEFRALAGKGALGRVEGREVMVVSPGYLREKGLEVADERVKRLLDQGKTVVFLLLEGKPVGAIALADVIREESREAITRLKARGIKCLMLTGDNRQVARWVAGELGLDDFLAEVLPQDKARKVKEIQTQGHIVAMTGDGVNDAPALAQADVGIAIGAGTDVAVETADVILVRSNPLDVVVILELSRATYRKMIQNLVWATGYNAFAIPLAAGVLYKYGLLLSPAIGALFMSLSTVIVAVNAKLLKI; encoded by the coding sequence ATGGATAACCACTCCCATCATACCGTATCTCCTCACGATTCCCATCTCGGACACGCCTCTCACGGGAGCGAGACGGGGGCTTCCCCTCACGCCTCCCACGGAACCTCGCATCACGGGGACATGGTGGCGGACTTCCGGCGTCGTTTCTGGATCTGCCTGGTTCTCACCCTCCCGGTGCTGCTGTTCTCCCCTCTCATCCAGAAGCTTCTCGGTCTGCAGGCCATCATCTCCTTTCCCGGTCAGAGGTACCTGCTCTTTCTCCTCTCCTCGGCGATCTTCTTTTACGGCGGATATCCGTTCCTGAGCGGTTTCCTGGGGGAGCTTCGCCGGCTCCGTCCCGGGATGATGACCCTCATCGCGCTCGCCATAACCGTGGCCTACGGTTACAGCTCGGCGGTGGTTTTCGGTCTTCCGGGAAAGATGTTCTTCTGGGAGCTGGCCACGCTCATCGACATCATGCTGCTCGGCCACTGGCTGGAGATGAAGAGCGTGCTCGGGGCCTCGCGGGCCCTGGAGGAACTGGCCAGCCTCATGCCCTCGGCGGCTCACAGGCTTCGTGCCGACGGAACCACCGAGGAGGTTCCGCTGGAGGAGCTGCGTCCCGGCGATCGGGTGCTGGTGAAACCGGGGGAGAAGATTCCGGCCGACGGGGTGGTGATTTCCGGGGAGAGCGCGGTGAACGAGGCCATGCTGACCGGGGAATCGAGACCCGTTTCCAAAAAGCCCGGAGACGAGGTTATCGGCGGGGCCATAAACGGGGAAGGGTCTCTGGTGGTGGAAATCCGGCGCACCGGTGAGGAGTCCTTTCTCTCCCAGGTCATCAATCTGGTGCGCGAGGCGCAGGAAAGCAAGTCCCGCACTCAGGACCTGGCCAACCGGGCGGCCCTGTGGCTCACCCTTATCGCCCTTTCCGCAGGCTCGCTGACCCTTGCGGTGTGGCTCTTTCTGGGGCAGGATCTGGCCTTTGCTTTGGAGCGCACGGTCACCGTGATGGTGATCACCTGTCCGCACGCCCTGGGGCTGGCGGTGCCTCTGGTGGTGGCGGTCTCCACGGGTATTGCGGCCAAGCGGGGGCTCCTCATACGCAATCGGGGGGCTTTCGAACGGGCCCGCCTGGTTAACGCGGTGATCTTCGACAAGACCGGCACCCTGACCAGAGGGGAATTCGGAGTCACGGATGTGGTGGCGTTGGAGGAGAGCCTCTCCCCGGACGAGATCCTGCGCCTGGCCGCGGCGGTGGAGACCAACTCCGAACATCCCATCGCCAGAGGGATCGTGGCCTCGGTAAAGGGCGAAATCCCTCCGGTGGAGGAGTTCCGGGCCCTGGCCGGAAAAGGGGCCCTCGGTCGGGTGGAGGGGCGCGAGGTCATGGTGGTGAGCCCCGGGTACTTGCGGGAAAAGGGCCTCGAGGTGGCGGACGAGAGGGTGAAACGCCTTCTCGATCAGGGCAAGACCGTGGTCTTCCTCCTGCTGGAGGGGAAACCGGTCGGGGCCATTGCCCTGGCGGATGTGATTCGCGAGGAGTCCCGGGAGGCCATAACCCGGCTAAAGGCCCGGGGGATAAAGTGCCTCATGCTTACCGGGGACAACCGACAGGTAGCCCGCTGGGTGGCCGGGGAACTGGGGCTGGACGACTTTCTGGCCGAGGTCCTTCCCCAGGACAAGGCCCGCAAGGTTAAGGAGATCCAGACTCAGGGGCACATCGTGGCCATGACCGGCGACGGGGTGAACGACGCCCCGGCTCTGGCTCAGGCCGATGTGGGTATTGCCATCGGAGCGGGCACGGATGTGGCCGTGGAGACGGCGGATGTGATCCTAGTGCGCAGCAATCCTCTGGATGTGGTGGTCATCCTGGAACTCTCCCGGGCCACCTATCGCAAGATGATCCAGAACCTCGTCTGGGCCACGGGTTACAACGCCTTTGCCATTCCCCTGGCCGCGGGTGTTCTTTATAAATACGGTCTGCTGCTGAGCCCGGCTATCGGTGCCCTCTTCATGTCGCTGAGCACGGTCATCGTGGCCGTAAACGCCAAGCTCTTGAAAATCTAA
- a CDS encoding ferredoxin has translation MARRLVVNQEECIGCGSCVEICPEVFELDENEKSYVKNQEACNTCDCEEAIDTCPVGAISWEDE, from the coding sequence ATGGCCAGGAGACTGGTGGTTAATCAGGAGGAGTGCATAGGTTGCGGATCGTGCGTGGAGATCTGTCCGGAGGTCTTCGAGCTCGACGAAAACGAAAAGTCGTATGTGAAAAATCAGGAGGCCTGTAACACCTGCGACTGCGAGGAGGCCATCGACACCTGTCCGGTGGGGGCCATCTCGTGGGAGGACGAATAA